CGTGTGACCAAACAGCGAACTCAGAGTCACCGTGTTCACCCATGATGTAGGCGTGTACTGAACGAGCATCCACATCCAATTTTTCAGCAAGTGCTTGACGGAAACGAGCTGAGTCGAGTGAAGTACCTGAACCGATAACACGTTCTTTAGGGAATCCAGAGAATTTCCAAGTTGAGTAAGTCAAGACGTCAACTGGGTTAGCAGCAACAAGGAAGATACCCTTGAAACCTGATTCAACAACTTGAGTTACGATTGATTTGTTGATAGCAAGGTTTTTACCCACAAGGTCAAGACGAGTTTCACCTGGTTTTTGAGGCGCACCTGCAGTGATCACAACAAGGTCAGCGTCTGCACAGTCAGAGTATTGAGCTGCATAGATTTTTTTAGGTGAAGTGAAGGCAAGGGCGTGACTAAGGTCAAGTGCGTCTCCAACAGCTTTTTCATGCAATTGTGGAATTTCGATAATTCCAAGCTCTTGTGCAATTCCTTGGTTAACCAGTGCAAAAGCGTAAGAAGAACCTACAGCACCATCACCGACAAGGATAACTTTTTTGTGTTGTTTAGTTGAAGTCATTATTCTAAACATCTCCTTAATTTTATTCAGGGATTTCCCCAGTTATTTTAATTTTATCACTTTTAAAAAGCTTTGTCACGGATATGCTTTGCAGTTCTTGATGTAAACGTTTTAGCGATTTTAGATACCTGA
This portion of the Streptococcus mitis B6 genome encodes:
- a CDS encoding L-lactate dehydrogenase; translation: MTSTKQHKKVILVGDGAVGSSYAFALVNQGIAQELGIIEIPQLHEKAVGDALDLSHALAFTSPKKIYAAQYSDCADADLVVITAGAPQKPGETRLDLVGKNLAINKSIVTQVVESGFKGIFLVAANPVDVLTYSTWKFSGFPKERVIGSGTSLDSARFRQALAEKLDVDARSVHAYIMGEHGDSEFAVWSHANIAGVNLEEFLKDTQNVQEAELIELFEGVRDAAYTIINKKGATYYGIAVALARITKAILDDENAVLPLSVFQKGQYGVENVFIGQPAVVGAHGIVRPVNIPLNDAETQKMQASAKELQAIINEAWKNPELQAASKN